One Setaria viridis chromosome 3, Setaria_viridis_v4.0, whole genome shotgun sequence DNA window includes the following coding sequences:
- the LOC140222299 gene encoding uncharacterized protein, translating into MAKTPASGMTAGVLLQEVVQERIQCRANLLKKNAVDDASCELCRQSNEDCNHIIFTCPFAVQVWAHLGVDTTGGSVASLWTVPRPATVPPKHYDSFLLLTCWHTWKHRNEIVFNGAPPSLRRLLTACSQDAMLWSCRWPQSERMIADAWCRVFSQM; encoded by the coding sequence ATGGCGAAAACACCTGCTTCTGGAATGACCGCTGGCGTTCTTCTTCAGGAGGTTGTACAGGAAAGGATTCAGTGCCGGGCCAACCTCCTGAAGAAGAACGCAGTGGACGATGCAAGCTGCGAGCTGTGCCGGCAAAGCAATGAAGACTGCAATCACATTATCTTCACCTGCCCCTTCGCCGTGCAAGTTTGGGCGCACCTGGGCGTCGACACAACCGGAGGCAGTGTTGCCTCGCTCTGGACTGTGCCTCGTCCGGCAACAGTCCCGCCCAAGCACTACGACAGCTTCCTCCTGCTGACTTGTTGGCACACCTGGAAACACCGCAACGAAATCGTCTTCAACGGTGCTCCCCCTTCCCTCCGTCGGCTGCTGACGGCATGTTCGCAGGATGCGATGCTGTGGAGCTGCAGATGGCCACAGTCTGAGCGCATGATCGCTGATGCATGGTGCCGagtttttagtcaaatgtag
- the LOC117847976 gene encoding transcription initiation factor TFIID subunit 1 translates to MRDNESPTVSAADDDEEEDYEEPGGGNGFLGFMFGNVDDSGDLDADYLDEEMDVGFDVKTYGQLAIAVDVKEHLFALADDLAQSLEDIDLIRSSPAPTDPSEQDYDDKAEDAVDFEDIDEEYNGPEVEATTEEENVLSRKDYFSSNAVYALVNSTVSVFDEENYDEDDETTNDIEIHVNSVAQNCSSDVLTEQPVMEPSNIMNFEYEVLQKEMGTEEGHLGSETAVSLPVLCIEDGSVILRFCEIFDIQEPARKRKADHHTHPINKELRIAKYADIIEEDEEVFFRSSIHNSSNLKHIKMDEDFGERDSDESVPDVTLCLNDSCRSEQPMKDSHQDIPTAKQSPVCPDFYALEHDDWENYIIWDDSPPATESQPFLKSCVIYEESMDTHSEDRAKDFGHPTGCCDVKSKIHVSPVIIQPFGFTKMPAASNYHAPENSYRALTKETAQDKNNHTEPNSIAGTLKTKTMQCLDNLYSLNRELLEGSWWDNIIWDPCEDTLKPKLIFDLKDDRMLFEILDEKKVDLIHSHAPAMSVGSQSGQSSASSVEKFDNQLISWSDHFNISNDEFYSNWKWSQQAKSSSKKGASIHIKVVHSAPAQKLQTMKLKLSNKEIVNFHRPKAKWYPHENKLAAQLQGVASSHGRMTAILMTLGRKGFKLVFNADETPVSVKLKVSKKLEFKPSERIKLFCSGKELQDDISLAMQNVYPNSILHVVRSEVNLWPKAQKLPGEGKPLHPPGAFRKKADLSVKDGHVFLMEYCEERPLLLSNAGMGARLCTYYQKTSPADETATSLQKNSNGLGTVLAIDPADIPPFLGDIHSGSHQSCLETNMYRSPIFPHQVSSTDYLLVRSTKGVLSLRRIDKLYAVGQQEPHMEVLSPGTKTVQNYLLDRMLVYVYREFRARERPGVISQIRADELPIQSPLTDAMVRKRLKHCAELKKGPYGHSFWTQRPDFQVPSEEELRRLLAPESVCCYDSMQAGLYRLKKLGIVNLTHPVGLASAMNQLPDEVMELSAAANIERELQITSWNLTSNFVACTNEDRKNIERLEITGFGDPSGCGLGFSYVKKKSAPAKGTLVTGTDADLRRLSNDAARELLLKFGLPEEQIDKLTRWDRITMVRKLSSEKAISGITINEIPVSKFARRNGMSFMQLQQQTREKCQEIWDRQVESLSAVDHVENGSDTEANSDLDSFAGDLENLLDAEEFDDEDTGKAGLRNDKAEGMRGLIMRRCPTRTQINGEIEDDMMEKRQCGKYGTLICGACGQLGHIRTNKLCPKYGEDQENSGMDTNSTKSNPLDEVSQMQIKTPSKKLTTMVSSEVPETRGPECIEKKKSVQVKFKCGDDYPPDTIKASVVFRPPAELGKDIPCKMITIKQPKVLVDQERHVEFLASENKSREDWCDRESGQMNSLHGSRSSLEERSSSNRIIMENDGSLITFKGKRDIQEQMPIETRIHEKREKGLRKAKQKIMEKRKPESGGDALLDHRPYINERRVPEKHRASKRRRGGEVELSNILEQVVDQLRRNTAISYLFLKPVMKKDAPDYFDIVKRPMDLATIRDKVRKMEYRNRQSFRLDVAQIAVNAHAYNDNRHRGIPPLADELLKMCDQLLEESAELLDDAEGAIED, encoded by the exons ATGAGGGACAACGAGAGCCCGACCGTTAGCGCTGCAG atgatgatgaagaagaggattATGAGGAGCCTGGTGGCGGGAATGGCTTCCTGGGGTTTATGTTTGGCAATGTAGATGATTCTGGTGACTTAGATGCTGACTATCTTGATGAG GAGATGGATGTAGGGTTTGATGTTAAAACTTATGGCCAGCTTGCAATTGCTGTG GATGTGAAGGAACACCTTTTTGCATTAGCAGATGACCTGGCTCAATCCCTCGAAGACATTGAT TTAATCAGATCTTCTCCAGCACCGACTGATCCTTCTGAGCAAG ACTATGATGATAAGGCAGAAGATGCTGTTGACTTTGAAGATATTGATGAAGAATACAATGGACCTGAAGTTGAAGCAACTACAGAGGAAGAAAATGTGCTCTCCAGAAAAGATTACTTCTCATCAAATGCAGTTTATGCTTTGGTCAATAGTACAGTATCAGTGTTTGATGAAGAGAATTATGACGAGGATGATGAAACGACCAATGATATTGAGATCCATGTTAATAGTGTTGCGCAAAATTGCTCTTCAGATG TTTTAACTGAGCAGCCAGTTATGGAACCTTCAAACATTATGAATTTTGAATATGAAGTTTTGCAG AAAGAAATGGGCACTGAAGAAGGTCATCTCGGGTCTGAAACTGCAGTTTCCCTCCCTGTTTTGTGCATAGAGGATGGGAGTGTGATCCTGAGGTTTTGTGAAATTTTTGATATCCAGGAGCCTGCAAGGAAACGGAAGGCAGATCACCATACACATCCAATAAATAAAG AGCTCCGAATCGCTAAATATGCTGACATcattgaagaagatgaggaagtaTTTTTTCGAAGCAGTATCCATAATTCCTCAAATTTGAAGCATATCAAAATGGATGAAGATTTTGGTGAGAGAGACAGTGATGAATCAGTTCCTGATGTCACTCTATGTTTAAATGACTCATGTCGTTCTGAACAACCAATGAAAGATTCGCATCAAGATATTCCTACTGCTAAGCAGTCCCCTGTTTGTCCTGATTTTTATGCACTTGAGCATGATGATTGGGAAAACTATATCATTTGGGATGATTCACCACCAGCAACTGAAAGTCAGCCTTTCTTAAAAAGTTGTGTAATATATGAAGAGAGCATGGACACTCACAGTGAAGACCGTGCTAAGGATTTTGGTCATCCCACTGGGTGCTGTGATGTAAAGAGTAAAATCCATGTTTCCCCAGTAATAATACAGCCTTTTGGTTTTACTAAAATGCCTGCTGCTTCTAATTACCATGCCCCTGAGAACAGCTACCGTGCATTGACAAAGGAGACAGCCCAGGACAAGAATAACCACACAGAACCAAATAGCATTGCTGGGACACTCAAAACTAAGACCATGCAGTGTTTAGACAACCTGTATTCACTGAACAGGGAGTTATTAGAGGGATCATGGTGGGACAACATTATATGGGATCCTTGTGAGGATACTCTGAAGCCTAAACTTATATTCGATCTTAAGGATGATCGGATGCTATTTGAGATTCTGGATGAAAAGAAAGTGGATCTGATCCACTCTCATGCTCCTGCCATGAGCGTTGGTAGTCAATCAGGGCAGAGTTCAGCATCGTCGGTGGAGAAATTTGACAATCAATTGATTTCATGGAGTGACCACTTCAACATCTCAAATGACGAGTTTTATTCTAACTGGAAATGGTCGCAGCAAGCTAAGTCGTCTTCTAAAAAAGGTGCTTCAATACACATAAAGGTTGTGCATTCTGCTCCAGCCCAGAAGCTGCAAACCATGAAACTAAAACTGAGCAA TAAGGAGATTGTAAACTTTCACAGACCAAAAGCTAAGTGGTACCCACATGAAAATAAACTTGCTGCTCAACTGCAAGGAGTTGCATCTAGCCACGGGCGAATGACTGCTATACTGATGACTCTGGGACGAAAAGGATTCAAGCTTGTGTTCAACGCGGACGAAACTCCGGTCTCTGTCAAATTAAAAGTTTCAAAGAAGTTAG AATTTAAACCTTCTGAGAGAATAAAGTTGTTCTGTTCTGGAAAAGAGCTTCAGGATGATATCTCGTTGGCTATGCAAAATGTGTATCCTAACTCGATTCTGCATGTTGTTCGCTCTGAAGTAAATCTATGGCCAAAAGCACAAAAGTTACCTGGTGAGGGCAAGCCTCTACATCCTCCCGGGGCATTTAGGAAAAAAGCTGACTTGTCCGTTAAGGATGGACATGTATTTTTAATGGA ATACTGTGAGGAGAGACCTTTACTACTTTCAAATGCTGGAATGGGAGCCCGGCTATGTACATATTACCAAAAAACTTCACCTGCTGATGAGACAGCTACATCACTTCAAAAGAACAGTAATGGACTGGGTACTGTGCTTGCGATTGATCCGGCTGACATACCTCCTTTTCTGGGAGACATACATTCTGGGTCTCATCAGTCTTGTCTTGAAACAAACATGTACAGGTCACCTATATTTCCTCACCAGGTTTCATCAACTGATTATCTTTTAGTTCGTTCAACCAAAGGGGTGCTTTCCCTTCGACGTATTGATAAGCTTTATGCTGTTGGCCAACAA GAACCTCATATGGAAGTATTGTCACCAGGGACAAAAACTGTGCAGAATTATCTTCTGGATAGAATGCTTGTATATGTTTATCGTGAGTTCCGTGCTAGGGAGAGGCCTGGTGTTATTTCTCAGATCCGTGCTGATGAATTACCTATTCAAAGTCCTTTGACAGATGCTATGGTGAGAAAACGATTGAAGCATTGTGCAGAGTTGAAG AAAGGACCGTATGGACATTCATTCTGGACACAGAGACCTGATTTCCAGGTTCCATCTGAGGAAGAACTGAGAAGATTATTAGCACCAGAAAGT GTATGCTGTTATGACAGTATGCAAGCTGGTCTGTATCGTCTCAAGAAATTAGGAATTGTAAATCTTACTCATCCTGTTGGACTGGCTTCCGCCATGAATCAACTTCCTGATGAAgttatggagctttctgctgcAGCAAATATTGAGAGGGAGTTACAAATTACTAGCTGGAATCTTACCAGCAATTTTGTTGCTTGTACTAATGAG GACAGAAAAAATATAGAAAGATTAGAAATTACTGGTTTCGGTGATCCATCTGGCTGTGGTCTTGGATTCAGCTATGTCAAGAAAAAGTCAGCTCCAGCAAAAGGTACCCTTGTAACTGGAACTGATGCTGATCTCCGCAGGTTGAGCAATGATGCAGCCCGAGAG CTGCTTCTAAAATTCGGCCTTCCAGAAGAGCAAATTGACAAATTAACAAGGTGGGATCGCATTACTATGGTGAGGAAGCTGTCAAGTGAGAAAGCTATATCGGGAATTACTATTAATGAAATTCCAGTTAGTAAGTTCGCGCGTAGAAACGGGATGTCTTTTATGCAGCTTCAGCAGCAAACTAGAGAGAAATGTCAGGAAATTTGGGACAGACAAGTTGAGTCACTTTCAGCTGTCGATCATGTTGAGAATGGCAGTGACACGGAAGCCAACAGTGATCTCGACTCATTTGCCGGGGATCTTGAGAACTTGCTAGATGCCGAAgaatttgatgatgaagatACTGGTAAAGCTGGGCTGAGGAATGATAAAGCAGAAGGAATGAGAGGACTTATAATGAGAAGGTGCCCAACTCGAACTCAAATTAATGGTGAAATTGAAGACGAT ATGATG GAAAAGAGACAATGCGGAAAGTATGGTACTCTTATCTGTGGAGCCTGTGGTCAG CTTGGGCATATTCGGACCAACAAACTGTGCCCTAAGTATGGGGAGGACCAAGAAAACTCTGGAATGGATACAAATTCAACCAAGTCTAATCCTCTAGATGAAGTTAGCCAGATGCAAATAAAGACGCCAAGTAAGAAGTTGACAACTATGGTCTCGTCTGAAGTTCCTGAAACCAGAGGGCCAGAATgcattgaaaagaaaaaatctGTCCAAGTAAAGTTCAAATGTGGGGATGATTATCCTCCTGACACTATAAAGGCATCTGTTGTATTTCGGCCTCCTGCTGAATTAGGGAAGGATATACCTTGCAAGATGATCACCATCAAGCAACCTAAGGTTCTTGTAGACCAAGAAAGACATGTTGAATTTTTGGCTTCTGAGAACAAAAGCAGAGAAGACTGGTGTGATAGAGAATCAGGTCAGATGAATTCCTTGCATGGAAGTAGGTCGAGCCTGGAggaaagaagcagcagcaaccgcATAATAATGGAAAATGATGGATCCTTGATAACTTTCAAAGGGAAAAGGGACATACAGGAACAGATGCCAATTGAAACTAGGATACatgaaaagagagagaaagggctCCGGAAGGCAAAGCAGAAGATTATGGAAAAGAGAAAACCTGAATCTGGAGGTGATGCCCTCCTTGATCATAGGCCATACATTAATGAAAGAAGGGTACCTGAAAAACACCGAGCATCTAaacggcgcagaggaggagag GTTGAGCTCTCCAACATACTGGAACAGGTAGTTGACCAGTTGCGGAGGAACACTGCTATATCATACCTATTTCTCAAACCGGTGATGAAGAAAGATGCCCCTGACTACTTTGACATAGTCAAGCGCCCAATGGACCTTGCTACCATCAGGGACAAGGTGAGGAAGATGGAGTACAGGAACAGGCAGTCGTTCAGGCTTGACGTGGCGCAGATAGCGGTGAACGCGCACGCTTACAACGACAACCGCCATCGCGGCATCCCTCCCCTCGCTGACGAGCTCTTGAAGATGTGCGATCAGCTTCTCGAGGAGAGCGCGGAGCTGCTCGACGACGCGGAAGGCGCGATCGAGGACTAG
- the LOC117850543 gene encoding uncharacterized protein → MDMNDDILGLVLERVSSHVALIRAAAVCRRWRRAIADAAFLRRYRSLHAPTAAGYYHNCYPPIRFHRGSGGPAFVPSSPRMVDARRFSLDFLPGGAWSWDIKDSRGSLLLMDSPLATSVPFGFRDQLVCEPLTRRYKRILPPTGLGLDNRCSFVASYLLDGEASEADGLISMSNFRVLCTFSRGVVTQAAMFAVNSTWSKKSIDHIAPSSVLSRLFGRGGDSWYFYGGDNTLISLDGSTGEFSSSVLPAIEDWDVLILGSRCFVTDGRDGKPRIFTVVKNTMKVFARLNGGEWTLDKRVLLSEATRRLKAYQPSSFSRSPSILTSGAGLVVLSPQYGGIWPFSIDLDTMDSAPVTRDMGKMVYRCELPWPPALHTCLS, encoded by the coding sequence ATGGACATGAACGATGACATCCTGGGCCTCGTCCTCGAGCGGGTGAGCTCGCACGTCGCGCTCATCCGCGCCGCGGCCGTGtgcaggcggtggcgccgcgccatcgccgacgccgccttcctccgccgctacCGCTCCCTCCacgcgcccaccgccgccgggtaCTACCACAACTGCTACCCCCCGATCCGCTTCCACAGGGGTTCGGGTGGCCCGGCGTTTGTCCCTTCGTCGCCGCGGATGGTGGATGCCCGCCGCTTCTCCCTCGATTTCCTCCCGGGCGGCGCGTGGTCTTGGGATATCAAGGACAGCAGGGGCAGCCTCCTCCTGATGGATAGCCCGCTTGCCACAAGCGTCCCCTTCGGCTTCCGAGACCAGCTCGTCTGCGAGCCCTTGACACGGCGGTACAAGAGGATCCTTCCACCCACGGGCTTGGGCTTGGACAACAGGTGCAGCTTCGTGGCATCCTACCTCCTAGACGGCGAGGCCAGCGAGGCGGACGGCCTGATCAGCATGTCCAACTTCAGGGTGCTATGCACGTTCAGCCGTGGTGTTGTCACGCAGGCCGCCATGTTCGCTGTGAATTCTACGTGGAGCAAGAAGAGCATCGACCACATAGCTCCAAGTTCTGTGCTCTCACGGTTGTTTGGTCGCGGTGGTGATTCGTGGTACTTCTACGGTGGAGACAATACACTGATCAGTCTCGATGGCTCCACTGGCGAATTCTCTTCGTCGGTGTTGCCAGCCATCGAAGATTGGGATGTCCTCATATTGGGATCCCGATGCTTTGTCACTGACGGGCGAGATGGCAAGCCACGCATCTTCACCGTGGTCAAGAACACCATGAAGGTGTTTGCGAGGCTCAACGGCGGAGAGTGGACTTTGGATAAGAGAGTTTTGCTGTCGGAAGCAACACGTCGTCTGAAGGCATACCAGCCTTCTTCTTTCAGCCGTAGCCCAAGCATCCTGACAAGTGGTGCGGGGCTTGTTGTCCTTTCTCCACAGTATGGAGGGATATGGCCGTTCTCCATCGATCTTGACACCATGGATTCGGCTCCTGTGACACGTGACATGGGGAAGATGGTGTATCGGTGCGAGCTGCCATGGCCACCTGCTTTGCACACCTGTCTTTCATAG